A single region of the Vicia villosa cultivar HV-30 ecotype Madison, WI linkage group LG4, Vvil1.0, whole genome shotgun sequence genome encodes:
- the LOC131598597 gene encoding uncharacterized mitochondrial protein AtMg00810-like codes for MAIINSVKHTLQQHFHIKDLGHMKYFLGLELARNNNGINISQRKYTLDLLDTTGMMGCKPASTPMARDTRLLSTDGKPMDDPSQYRRLIGQFIYLLNTRPDISYAVQQLSQHMQQPTEVHFAVAMRVLRYLKNSPAQGIMFPATSTLQLKAFSDSDWATCPETRRFVTGFCIYLGDSLISWKSKKQATISRSLTEAEYRSMAATVCELQWLTNILKELRVPSIAPALLYCDNASAIHIANNSSFQEHTKNIDLDCHFVREKLKNQLFRLLPVPSSQQLEDIFTKPLDYKPFQINLSKLGLYFIYPKLKGGGVRYCIINLIGPFSIAN; via the coding sequence ATGGCGATCATTAACAGTGTCAAACACACATTACAACAACACTTTCACATTAAAGACTTAGGACACATGAAGTATTTCTTGGGTTTGGAATTAGCTCGCAACAATAATGGCATCAACATCAGCCAACGAAAATACACCTTGGATCTACTTGACACAACTGGAATGATGGGATGTAAACCAGCATCTACTCCAATGGCTCGTGACACACGCCTACTCTCTACTGATGGCAAGCCTATGGACGATCCCAGCCAATACCGACGCCTAATTGGACAATTCATCTACCTCCTCAACACAAGGCCCGACATATCCTATGCTGTACAACAACTCAGCCAACATATGCAACAACCAACCGAAGTGCATTTTGCTGTAGCTATGCGCGTTCTCAGATACCTCAAGAATTCACCAGCTCAAGGCATCATGTTCCCTGCTACATCCACTCTGCAGCTTAAAGCATTCTCAGATTCAGATTGGGCCACTTGCCCAGAAACCAGAAGATTTGTTACCGGTTTTTGTATTTACTTGGGAGACTCCCTCATTTCATGGAAAtcaaagaagcaagcaaccatttcCCGCAGTTTAACTGAGGCAGAATATAGATCCATGGCAGCCACCGTTTGCGAATTACAATGGCTAACCAACATCCTAAAAGAGCTTCGGGTTCCCTCAATCGCTCCAGCACTGCTATACTGTGACAACGCTTCAGCTATACACATCGCAAACAACTCTTCCTTCCAAGAACACACAAAGAATATCGACTTGGATTGTCACTTCGTTCGTGAAAAGCTCAAGAATCAGCTGTTTCGACTACTACCTGTCCCTTCATCACAGCAATTGGaagacatctttacaaaaccattAGACTACAAACCTTTCCAAATAAACCTTTCTAAGCTAGGACTATACTTCATATACCCCAAGCTTAAGGGGGGGGGTGTTAGATATTGTATCATTAATCTTATTGGACCTTTCTCTATAGCTAACTAA